The following proteins are encoded in a genomic region of Pungitius pungitius chromosome 19, fPunPun2.1, whole genome shotgun sequence:
- the smpx gene encoding small muscular protein yields MSKPSSNVKALQANLNIPMGGLRPGAGHPVKRREETVETEEAQTPEEPSAAAVTPEEKKVMPGAVKLPGPAVNLSELQNVKSELRWVTKD; encoded by the exons ATGTCCAAACCTTCGTCCAACGTCAAGGCCCTTCAG GCTAATTTGAACATCCCGATGGGAGGTCTGCGTCCAGGGGCGGGACATCCTgtcaagaggagagaggagacagtaGAGACAGAAGAG GCCCAAACACCAGAGGAGCCCAGCGCTGCCGCCGTGACgccggaggagaagaaggtgatGCCGGGCGCCGTGAAGCTGCCCGGTCCAGCTGTTAACCTTTCAGAGCTGCAGAACGTCAAGAGCGAACTCCGATGGGTCACCAAGGACTAA